In one window of Streptomyces sp. NBC_00193 DNA:
- a CDS encoding GPP34 family phosphoprotein, with the protein MTTPRDLLIIAMDPESGRAVEQGDLSLALAGAEVVDLLAARAIGLDGDHIVPAERAAPGDPLLDAAAASLVREEPYESVTDWLWRRGLGLSASYQAVLEEEGQLVRRRRRGFSLRAGELVPADSAARRQAEERWRSKEPVLVLLAEALEGGGDRGADAPDVADDAVATVLAAVNDALVELAGVRQRRAIENAAFDNIWRGSGG; encoded by the coding sequence ATGACCACACCGCGGGACTTGTTGATCATTGCCATGGACCCGGAGTCCGGTCGGGCCGTCGAACAGGGTGACCTGTCGCTCGCGCTCGCGGGGGCCGAGGTGGTCGACCTCCTCGCCGCCCGGGCCATCGGGCTGGACGGCGATCACATCGTGCCCGCCGAGCGGGCGGCGCCGGGTGACCCCCTGTTGGACGCGGCGGCGGCGTCTCTCGTCCGCGAGGAGCCCTACGAGTCCGTCACCGACTGGCTGTGGCGCAGGGGGCTCGGGCTGTCCGCGAGCTATCAGGCCGTACTCGAAGAGGAAGGACAGCTCGTGCGCCGGCGCCGCCGCGGGTTCTCCCTCCGTGCCGGTGAGCTGGTGCCGGCCGATTCGGCTGCCCGGCGGCAGGCCGAGGAGCGGTGGCGGTCGAAGGAACCCGTGCTCGTCCTCCTGGCGGAGGCGCTCGAGGGCGGCGGCGACCGGGGCGCGGACGCTCCGGACGTGGCCGACGACGCCGTCGCGACGGTGCTGGCCGCCGTCAACGACGCGTTGGTGGAGCTGGCGGGCGTACGGCAACGCCGGGCCATCGAGAATGCGGCCTTCGACAACATCTGGCGCGGCAGCGGCGGTTGA
- a CDS encoding terpene synthase family protein — translation MPGTRTHEADHTDGRGGHAPPERLPRPKAPCPGGADFDARSAEFMGRFGLGGGPERSARMTAGLNRIAVRIAPYADPFAAQLLSDFAVWVFAFDDHCDEDFPSLTPTEMLTMVARLQRTIEAPGVPLGEDPFGLALRDIRLRVAAIATPVQVRRWIDAMRGYFLAEAGTGAAPTAPGSPQDVSDYLLTRLHSGAALAVPVLLDAVGAGLPAPLWEDPRIRALTEMAAGIVVVDTDIHSFAKESRRGSRSGNLIALLDGPHGPGGGQGLHAASALRDSITRRFLDLGEQTGKAPADPRVQRYLDVLTQYVRGVRDWCAATSRYHPGQPDGDHHQPRGAAVAYGPVDDIPLSPHDASLAPPPIASIAWWWAVDGAPPASP, via the coding sequence ATGCCAGGAACGCGGACGCACGAGGCCGACCACACCGACGGCCGTGGCGGACACGCCCCGCCGGAACGCCTGCCCCGTCCGAAGGCGCCTTGCCCGGGCGGGGCCGATTTCGACGCACGCTCGGCGGAGTTCATGGGCCGGTTCGGCCTGGGCGGGGGGCCGGAGCGCAGCGCGCGGATGACCGCGGGGCTGAACCGGATCGCGGTGAGGATCGCCCCCTACGCCGACCCGTTCGCGGCCCAGTTGCTCAGCGACTTCGCCGTGTGGGTGTTCGCCTTCGACGACCACTGCGACGAGGACTTCCCGAGCCTCACCCCGACGGAGATGCTCACGATGGTCGCGCGCCTCCAGCGGACGATCGAGGCCCCCGGGGTTCCCCTCGGCGAGGACCCCTTCGGCCTGGCACTGCGCGACATCCGGCTCCGCGTGGCGGCGATCGCGACCCCGGTACAGGTCAGGAGATGGATCGACGCGATGCGGGGTTACTTCCTCGCCGAGGCCGGCACCGGCGCTGCCCCGACGGCGCCGGGAAGTCCGCAGGACGTGAGCGACTACCTGCTCACCCGCCTGCACTCCGGAGCGGCCCTGGCCGTACCCGTGCTCCTGGACGCGGTCGGGGCCGGGCTGCCCGCACCGCTGTGGGAGGACCCGCGGATCCGCGCGCTGACCGAGATGGCGGCGGGCATCGTCGTGGTCGACACCGACATCCACTCCTTCGCGAAGGAGAGCCGACGCGGCAGCCGCAGCGGCAACTTGATCGCCCTCCTGGACGGCCCGCACGGACCCGGAGGCGGGCAGGGCCTGCACGCCGCCTCCGCGCTCCGGGACTCGATCACGCGCCGGTTCCTGGACCTGGGGGAGCAGACCGGGAAGGCCCCGGCGGACCCGCGGGTCCAGCGGTACCTGGACGTGCTCACCCAGTACGTCCGCGGCGTACGGGACTGGTGCGCGGCGACCTCCCGCTACCACCCCGGGCAGCCGGACGGCGACCACCACCAGCCCCGAGGGGCCGCAGTCGCGTACGGCCCGGTGGACGACATCCCGCTCTCACCCCACGACGCCTCCCTCGCACCCCCGCCGATCGCTTCGATCGCGTGGTGGTGGGCCGTCGACGGCGCCCCGCCGGCGTCTCCCTGA
- a CDS encoding MFS transporter, translating into MRAEASTAARKGAFIAVAVALFCIQLDFFALNLAIPGIAAELGVTVSAAQWTLSAYMLAIGCFFIIGGRVGDVFGRRGTLLAGTTLFTAGTVGCALAPGLGPLVVARIAQGVGAAFVFPVAVSVITNTFPEESRAKALGGGFTEGPGWRWIFWLMAPLSLLSLLTALAYVPDSRDAAAPRELDVLGCALIVGALAALTLTVERADAWGWSSARVFLAPALLVALSGPLGARLGRHMRPTTVMALAGIGAGTGMYALTQVSAWWLYVPVFAWCGLGLGLGWTYASVATQQLVAPARAGEASGVLLTFLVTGGAIALAGTAAGISAMTPQRSPEEAYDVILRLGGVAVLATALLVLAVRRRVAAQGRTR; encoded by the coding sequence ATGCGCGCAGAAGCATCCACGGCGGCGCGGAAAGGGGCCTTCATCGCGGTCGCCGTCGCCCTGTTCTGCATCCAGCTCGACTTCTTCGCGCTCAACCTCGCCATCCCCGGTATCGCGGCGGAGCTCGGCGTCACCGTGTCGGCGGCGCAGTGGACCTTGTCCGCCTACATGCTCGCCATCGGCTGCTTCTTCATCATCGGCGGCCGGGTGGGCGACGTCTTCGGCCGTCGGGGCACGCTGCTGGCCGGAACCACCCTGTTCACCGCGGGAACCGTGGGCTGCGCCCTGGCTCCCGGACTCGGTCCGCTGGTCGTGGCCCGGATCGCCCAGGGGGTGGGCGCGGCGTTCGTCTTCCCGGTGGCCGTGTCGGTGATCACCAACACCTTTCCCGAGGAGTCCCGCGCCAAGGCCCTGGGCGGCGGGTTCACCGAGGGGCCGGGCTGGCGCTGGATCTTCTGGCTGATGGCGCCGCTGAGCCTGCTCTCGCTGCTCACCGCCCTCGCGTACGTACCCGACTCGCGCGATGCGGCGGCGCCGCGCGAGCTCGACGTGCTCGGCTGCGCCCTGATCGTCGGTGCGCTGGCCGCCCTCACCCTGACCGTGGAGCGCGCGGACGCCTGGGGGTGGAGCAGTGCCCGGGTCTTCCTCGCCCCGGCCCTGCTCGTGGCGCTCAGCGGGCCGCTGGGGGCGCGGCTGGGCCGGCACATGCGGCCGACGACGGTGATGGCGCTGGCCGGGATCGGCGCGGGTACCGGGATGTACGCGCTGACCCAGGTCAGCGCCTGGTGGCTGTACGTACCGGTGTTCGCGTGGTGCGGCCTGGGCCTCGGGCTGGGCTGGACCTACGCCAGCGTGGCGACGCAGCAGCTCGTGGCGCCGGCCAGGGCCGGGGAGGCATCCGGGGTGCTCCTGACGTTCCTGGTCACCGGAGGTGCGATCGCGCTGGCCGGGACGGCCGCGGGGATCTCGGCGATGACCCCGCAGCGCTCGCCCGAGGAGGCCTACGACGTGATCCTGCGGCTGGGCGGTGTGGCCGTCCTCGCCACGGCGCTGCTCGTCCTGGCCGTACGCCGGCGGGTCGCCGCGCAGGGCCGGACCCGCTGA
- a CDS encoding VWA domain-containing protein: MSGNQNYINHVALVLDASSSMSHLSSKVVEVADQQIAYLARRSGELDQETRVTVYVFADKVECVVYDKDVLRMPSLKQLYRTGGMTALLAASLKSQRELAQTAQLYGDHSFLTFVLTDGQENASHRCPDAPARNQRDLVKAVAEMIETQEDNWTLAVLVPDQMGKREAMQCGFPKENIAIWDATSTQGLEEAGQVIKDATEKFMVGRAKGIRGSRAVFSTGAEVVNKDTIKAAGLTPADPSAYELIPVARDAAIREWVVESGHTYRTGGAFYQLSKPEKIQAKKQIAVLEKKTDRVYTGPEARALLGLPAVEARVKPDHNDEFTIFVQSTSVNRKLVSNTRLLLMV, encoded by the coding sequence ATGTCCGGAAACCAGAACTACATCAACCACGTCGCTCTTGTGTTGGACGCCAGTTCGTCCATGTCCCACCTGAGCAGCAAGGTCGTCGAGGTCGCCGACCAGCAGATCGCATACCTGGCACGCCGATCGGGTGAACTGGACCAGGAGACCCGCGTCACGGTCTACGTCTTCGCGGACAAGGTGGAGTGCGTCGTCTACGACAAGGACGTGCTGCGGATGCCGTCGCTGAAGCAGCTGTACCGGACCGGTGGGATGACGGCGCTGCTCGCGGCCTCGCTGAAGTCGCAGCGCGAGCTGGCGCAGACGGCCCAGCTGTACGGCGACCACAGCTTCCTGACGTTCGTGCTGACCGACGGGCAGGAGAACGCCAGCCACCGCTGCCCGGACGCCCCCGCCCGGAATCAGCGCGACCTGGTGAAGGCCGTGGCCGAGATGATCGAGACGCAGGAGGACAACTGGACGCTGGCCGTCCTCGTGCCGGACCAGATGGGCAAGCGCGAGGCCATGCAGTGCGGGTTCCCCAAGGAGAACATCGCCATCTGGGACGCCACGAGCACGCAGGGCCTGGAGGAGGCCGGGCAGGTCATCAAGGACGCCACCGAGAAGTTCATGGTGGGCCGGGCGAAGGGCATCCGGGGATCGCGGGCCGTGTTCTCCACGGGCGCCGAGGTGGTCAACAAGGACACGATCAAGGCGGCCGGTCTCACTCCGGCGGATCCCTCCGCGTACGAGCTGATCCCGGTGGCCCGCGACGCGGCGATCCGGGAATGGGTCGTCGAATCCGGGCACACCTACCGCACCGGCGGTGCGTTCTACCAGCTGAGCAAGCCCGAGAAGATCCAGGCGAAGAAGCAGATCGCGGTGCTGGAGAAGAAGACGGACCGGGTGTACACGGGGCCGGAGGCCCGGGCACTGCTCGGACTGCCGGCCGTAGAGGCGCGGGTCAAGCCGGACCACAACGACGAGTTCACGATCTTCGTCCAGAGCACCAGCGTCAACCGGAAGCTCGTGTCGAACACCCGGCTGCTGCTGATGGTCTGA
- a CDS encoding alpha/beta fold hydrolase, whose amino-acid sequence MRGRPPGAVVAVVAAVLLVAAAPPPGGDDTEQRVDIGGGRSLYLHCAGSGSPTVVLTAGRVPGPYLLVGHSFGGMLALRYAQEHPERTRGLVLVDALGPALKPAMGADWAAYVEALRHPGTPFDADPEFEQVDIEGGVNALDRGGPLPPVPVAVLSKTAPFAVPPTMSKDLVAKLEKAWPTAQQALVGLRPQTPHLLATGSDHYVQLHDPDLTIAAVRLVADRASSPPRTASPSPSP is encoded by the coding sequence ATGCGAGGGCGTCCGCCAGGTGCGGTGGTGGCCGTGGTGGCCGCCGTACTGCTGGTGGCCGCTGCGCCGCCGCCCGGCGGCGATGACACCGAGCAGCGGGTGGACATCGGCGGCGGGCGCAGCCTGTACCTCCACTGCGCGGGCTCGGGGAGCCCGACCGTGGTGCTGACCGCCGGGCGCGTGCCCGGTCCGTACCTGCTGGTGGGGCACTCCTTCGGCGGGATGCTCGCGCTGCGCTACGCGCAGGAGCATCCGGAGCGGACGCGCGGGCTCGTCCTGGTCGACGCGCTGGGGCCGGCGCTGAAGCCCGCGATGGGGGCGGACTGGGCGGCCTACGTGGAAGCGCTGCGGCATCCCGGTACGCCCTTCGACGCCGATCCGGAGTTCGAGCAGGTCGACATCGAGGGCGGGGTCAACGCCCTCGACCGCGGCGGGCCGCTGCCCCCGGTTCCCGTCGCGGTACTGAGCAAGACCGCGCCCTTCGCCGTACCGCCCACGATGTCCAAGGACCTGGTGGCGAAGCTGGAGAAGGCCTGGCCCACGGCGCAGCAGGCTCTGGTGGGCCTGCGGCCGCAGACCCCGCACCTGCTGGCGACCGGCAGCGACCACTACGTCCAGCTCCACGACCCGGACCTCACGATCGCGGCGGTCCGCCTCGTCGCGGACCGCGCGTCGTCCCCGCCGAGGACGGCCTCGCCCTCGCCCTCGCCGTAG
- a CDS encoding YciI family protein, protein MKYMIQMNVPAAEWDAIMSSYSEDDMKAMFAHMGALNEDITAAGEWVDGQGLGGPSLVKTVRAGSDGRPQVTDGPAQEGQILAGYWLVDVKSEDRALEIAARASACPGPGGKPGNDPVEVHPIPADPTQA, encoded by the coding sequence ATGAAGTACATGATCCAGATGAACGTGCCTGCCGCCGAGTGGGACGCCATCATGTCGTCGTACTCCGAGGACGACATGAAGGCCATGTTCGCCCACATGGGAGCCCTCAACGAGGACATCACCGCCGCCGGGGAATGGGTGGACGGGCAGGGCCTTGGCGGCCCCTCGCTCGTCAAGACGGTACGGGCCGGAAGCGACGGGCGGCCGCAGGTGACCGACGGGCCGGCCCAGGAGGGGCAGATCCTGGCCGGGTACTGGCTGGTCGACGTCAAGAGCGAGGACCGGGCCCTGGAGATCGCCGCACGGGCGTCGGCCTGCCCCGGCCCGGGAGGGAAGCCGGGCAACGACCCGGTCGAAGTGCACCCGATCCCCGCAGACCCGACCCAGGCCTGA
- a CDS encoding MFS transporter, with protein sequence MAFWRSEAGCRPRAAPRLRLSRTSSFATPERGDQSCPRPHPSPPPAPRPCRRTCAGCKFGDLFGRKPVYLASITLFIAGSALCGTSGSMSELIAYRVVQGIGAGGIGAGAFALIGALVPPRERGRYQGMTASVMAIGTIGGPLLGGFVTGHFDWRWAFYINLPLGLVALVWLWLKLQVPARRIQARIDWAGIALLTLSISAIVLAATWAGSTYAWGSWQILSLGAAAIVGLALFVQVEKRAGEPLLPLSVFTGHRNYPLAMILLLAAGVVMFGAGLYLPLFQQTVQGASATDSGLLMLPMMIPVVIVSTVAGKVMSATGKYKVFPVVGTLFLTAGTGLLATMDAHTSSLVTSFSMVLVGIGLGFTLQMAGTIAQNSVSLRDMGAAMSSVNLFRTLGGSLGVAVFGSLFTRAVQPHLPAGAETDPNALRDLPAGAKDAYLGAFATGTSHIFLTAAILCARAFVAAVFVIEVPLKKAGPPVPTGTTEVSGTAKASPAVTAG encoded by the coding sequence GTGGCCTTCTGGAGAAGTGAGGCCGGCTGCCGCCCCCGCGCTGCTCCCCGGCTTCGCCTCTCTCGTACCTCCTCGTTCGCCACGCCCGAAAGGGGTGATCAGTCATGTCCGCGACCGCATCCCTCCCCTCCGCCGGCCCCACGGCCGTGCCGAAGGACGTGCGCTGGGTGCAAGTTCGGCGACCTCTTCGGCCGCAAGCCCGTGTACCTGGCCTCGATCACCCTCTTCATCGCCGGATCCGCCCTCTGCGGGACCTCCGGCTCGATGAGCGAGCTGATCGCCTACCGCGTCGTGCAGGGCATCGGCGCCGGGGGCATCGGCGCGGGCGCCTTCGCGCTGATCGGCGCCCTCGTACCACCGCGCGAGCGGGGCAGGTACCAGGGCATGACCGCCTCCGTGATGGCGATCGGCACCATCGGCGGACCGCTCCTGGGCGGCTTCGTCACCGGCCACTTCGACTGGCGCTGGGCCTTCTACATCAACCTGCCCCTCGGGCTCGTCGCCCTGGTGTGGCTCTGGCTGAAGCTGCAGGTCCCCGCCCGGCGCATCCAGGCGAGGATCGACTGGGCGGGCATCGCCCTGCTGACCCTCTCCATCAGCGCGATCGTCCTGGCCGCGACCTGGGCCGGCAGCACCTACGCATGGGGCTCCTGGCAGATCCTCTCGCTCGGCGCCGCCGCGATCGTGGGCCTGGCCCTGTTCGTCCAGGTCGAGAAGCGGGCCGGTGAGCCGCTGCTGCCGCTGAGCGTGTTCACCGGCCACCGCAACTACCCGCTCGCGATGATCCTGCTCCTGGCCGCCGGTGTGGTCATGTTCGGCGCGGGCCTCTACCTGCCGCTGTTCCAGCAGACGGTCCAGGGCGCCTCGGCCACCGACTCCGGCCTGCTGATGCTCCCGATGATGATCCCCGTCGTGATCGTCTCCACCGTCGCCGGGAAGGTCATGTCCGCCACCGGGAAGTACAAGGTGTTCCCCGTCGTCGGCACCCTCTTCCTCACCGCGGGCACGGGCCTGCTCGCCACCATGGACGCCCACACCTCGTCCCTGGTGACCAGCTTCTCCATGGTCCTCGTCGGCATCGGCCTCGGCTTCACCCTGCAGATGGCCGGGACCATCGCCCAGAACAGCGTCTCCCTGCGCGACATGGGCGCGGCCATGAGCTCGGTCAACCTCTTCCGCACCCTCGGTGGATCCCTCGGCGTCGCCGTCTTCGGCTCGCTGTTCACCCGCGCCGTGCAGCCCCACCTGCCCGCCGGCGCGGAAACGGACCCGAACGCGCTGCGTGATCTGCCCGCCGGAGCGAAGGACGCCTACCTCGGCGCCTTCGCCACGGGCACCAGCCACATCTTCCTGACGGCCGCGATCCTCTGCGCCCGAGCCTTCGTCGCCGCCGTCTTCGTCATCGAGGTCCCGCTGAAGAAGGCGGGACCGCCCGTACCCACCGGGACCACGGAAGTCTCCGGAACCGCCAAGGCATCGCCCGCCGTCACGGCCGGCTGA
- a CDS encoding NAD(P)/FAD-dependent oxidoreductase, whose amino-acid sequence MTIDTIGPSPRIAIIGAGPGGLTCARILQRHGIFPTVYDHETGPGARDQGGTLDLHEDNGQIALREAGLLEEFFRLSRPEGQEMRQLDPAGTLLFQHTPDEGERFKPEIDRGHLRDLLLGSLKPGTVRWGHTLRSLDGPVEGPRRLHFADGTTIEADLVIGADGAWSRVRRALSPATPRYSGVSFLEAWFHDVDDRHADIADLVGRGSAAAADGDRGLFAQRSSGGHIRAYVIQRVPADWIAASGLTVQDTEAIRALLLERYRHWSPRLRRLLTDNDGLYVDRPIHALPVPHVWDQHPAVTLLGDAAHLMPPLGVGVNLAMLDACELALALVDNDTVGDAVRAYEATMLPRSQQMQQLLDNGAEELLSTELPDFATAEGR is encoded by the coding sequence ATGACCATCGATACCATCGGCCCTTCGCCCCGCATCGCGATCATCGGTGCCGGGCCCGGCGGGCTGACCTGCGCCCGCATCCTCCAGCGGCACGGCATCTTCCCCACCGTCTACGACCACGAGACCGGGCCGGGGGCACGCGACCAGGGCGGCACCCTCGACCTCCATGAGGACAACGGCCAGATCGCCCTGCGCGAAGCCGGACTGCTGGAGGAGTTCTTCCGGCTGTCCCGGCCCGAGGGGCAGGAAATGCGTCAGCTGGATCCGGCCGGGACACTCCTCTTCCAGCACACCCCTGACGAGGGCGAACGTTTCAAGCCCGAGATCGACCGCGGCCACCTGCGCGACCTGCTGCTGGGCTCGTTGAAGCCCGGCACCGTCCGGTGGGGGCACACGCTCCGGTCCCTCGACGGGCCCGTGGAGGGCCCGCGGCGGCTGCACTTCGCCGACGGCACCACCATCGAGGCGGACCTCGTCATCGGCGCCGACGGCGCCTGGTCCAGGGTCCGCCGCGCCCTCTCGCCGGCCACCCCCCGCTACAGCGGCGTCAGTTTCCTCGAAGCCTGGTTCCATGACGTCGACGACCGGCACGCCGACATCGCCGACCTGGTCGGCCGGGGAAGCGCCGCCGCGGCCGACGGCGACCGGGGCCTGTTCGCGCAGCGCAGCAGCGGCGGTCACATCCGCGCGTACGTCATCCAGCGGGTGCCCGCCGACTGGATCGCCGCGAGCGGCCTCACCGTCCAGGACACCGAAGCCATCCGCGCCCTGCTCCTGGAGCGCTACCGCCACTGGTCACCCCGCCTGCGCCGGCTGCTCACCGACAACGACGGGCTCTACGTCGACCGCCCCATCCACGCCCTGCCCGTCCCGCACGTCTGGGACCAGCACCCCGCGGTCACCCTGCTGGGCGACGCCGCCCACCTCATGCCCCCGCTCGGCGTCGGCGTCAACCTCGCCATGCTGGACGCCTGCGAGCTCGCCCTCGCCCTGGTGGACAACGACACCGTCGGCGACGCCGTCCGCGCCTACGAGGCGACCATGCTGCCCCGCTCGCAGCAGATGCAGCAGCTCCTCGACAACGGCGCCGAGGAACTGCTGTCCACCGAACTCCCGGACTTCGCCACGGCCGAAGGCCGCTGA
- a CDS encoding multicopper oxidase family protein, producing MWRNGKNGTGGTRRMSPWKRALLILGSLVATFALVIGVLFTWLYTGAKVSTVGAVDFRNALAVPPLAQSTVEADGTRVFDLRMQTGETEFTPGTKTPTWGFNGSHLGPTLRAAKGEKVRVKVANALPEASSVHWHGMHLPAAMDGGPHQMVPAGGSWAPEWTVEQPASTLWYHPHPHGATESHVQRGLAGLFLLDDPQSAALPLPKTYGVDDIPVIVQDVSFDGGKFDHGHKLMRNVGFLGDRTMVNGTLDPYVTVQDELVRLRLLNASTARVYTFGFDDGREFRQIASDGGLLEAPHITDRLRLSPGERAEIVVRIRPGERTVLRSHPLDAGLDFWNQRFGGGDDSFDVMQLRGAPTLRPSAELPQALAASTLPTGEDAVRGRFFELKMSGINGRKMDMSRVDETVTRGTTETWTLRNNDGMPHNFHVHDVQFRVLDINGAAPPAPLRGPKDTVFIPSGTTVRIALRFEGPADPDTPYMYHCHLLYHEDEGMMGQFTVVNPGRPTQAPKLPPTSGTHQH from the coding sequence ATGTGGAGAAACGGGAAGAACGGGACCGGCGGCACGCGCCGGATGTCGCCGTGGAAGCGGGCGTTGCTGATCCTGGGCTCGCTGGTCGCGACCTTCGCCCTGGTCATCGGAGTGCTGTTCACATGGCTCTACACGGGAGCCAAGGTGTCCACCGTCGGCGCGGTGGACTTCCGCAACGCCCTCGCCGTGCCACCCCTGGCGCAGTCCACGGTCGAAGCCGACGGAACGCGCGTCTTCGACCTGCGGATGCAGACCGGGGAAACCGAGTTCACCCCGGGGACCAAGACCCCCACCTGGGGGTTCAACGGGAGCCACCTGGGCCCCACCCTCCGCGCGGCGAAGGGGGAGAAGGTCCGGGTGAAGGTGGCCAACGCCCTGCCCGAGGCCTCGTCCGTCCACTGGCACGGCATGCACCTGCCCGCCGCGATGGACGGCGGCCCGCACCAGATGGTGCCGGCGGGCGGCAGTTGGGCCCCCGAGTGGACGGTGGAGCAGCCCGCCTCGACCCTCTGGTACCACCCGCACCCGCACGGCGCGACCGAGTCACACGTGCAGCGCGGCCTCGCGGGCCTGTTCCTCCTCGACGACCCGCAGTCGGCGGCCCTGCCCCTGCCCAAGACCTACGGGGTCGACGACATACCGGTCATCGTCCAGGACGTGTCCTTCGACGGCGGCAAGTTCGACCACGGCCACAAGCTGATGCGCAACGTCGGCTTCCTCGGCGACCGGACGATGGTCAACGGGACGCTGGACCCGTACGTGACCGTGCAGGACGAACTGGTCCGGCTGCGTCTGCTGAACGCCTCCACCGCCCGCGTCTACACCTTCGGCTTCGACGACGGCCGGGAGTTCCGGCAGATCGCCTCGGACGGCGGCCTCCTCGAAGCCCCGCACATCACCGACCGCCTGCGCCTGTCGCCGGGGGAGCGCGCGGAGATCGTCGTACGCATACGGCCCGGCGAGCGGACGGTCCTGCGCTCCCACCCCCTGGACGCCGGCCTGGACTTCTGGAACCAGCGCTTCGGGGGCGGCGACGACTCCTTCGACGTGATGCAGCTGCGCGGGGCCCCCACGCTTCGACCGTCGGCCGAGCTGCCGCAGGCGCTGGCGGCCTCGACCCTCCCCACCGGCGAGGACGCGGTACGCGGCCGCTTCTTCGAGCTCAAGATGTCCGGCATCAACGGCCGGAAGATGGACATGTCCCGCGTGGACGAGACGGTCACCCGCGGGACGACCGAGACCTGGACGCTCCGCAACAACGACGGGATGCCGCACAACTTCCACGTCCACGACGTCCAGTTCCGCGTCCTCGACATCAACGGCGCAGCCCCGCCCGCGCCGTTGCGCGGCCCGAAGGACACCGTGTTCATCCCGTCCGGTACGACGGTCCGCATAGCCCTGCGCTTCGAGGGCCCCGCAGACCCGGACACGCCGTACATGTACCACTGCCACCTCCTCTACCACGAGGACGAGGGCATGATGGGCCAGTTCACGGTGGTGAACCCGGGCCGGCCGACACAGGCCCCGAAGCTCCCGCCCACCTCCGGCACGCACCAGCACTAG
- a CDS encoding 2'-5' RNA ligase family protein, with protein sequence MADDSSSTFQPGQTGLVVSIPEAEPAVRGWRERLDPSARAGVPAHVTVLFPFLEEGRIDPLVHAALEDVLRRHQPFDLRFERCGRLPEVLYLVPEPAAPLIRLTEAIAARWPEAPPYGGRFAEIVPHLTIAQGQEGTVLEEIEADLDGRLPFTSHVSAVELMVHDGTTWRTRASFALGDPAPRPRDRPLNPLGGGLRGGPGSVPDVRRERRP encoded by the coding sequence ATGGCAGATGACAGCAGCAGCACGTTCCAGCCGGGTCAGACGGGCCTCGTCGTCAGTATCCCGGAGGCGGAGCCGGCCGTCCGCGGATGGCGCGAGCGGCTCGACCCTTCGGCCCGGGCCGGGGTTCCCGCACACGTCACCGTGCTCTTCCCGTTCCTGGAGGAGGGCCGAATCGATCCGCTCGTCCACGCCGCCCTCGAGGACGTGCTGCGCCGTCACCAGCCGTTCGACCTGCGGTTCGAGAGGTGCGGACGGCTCCCGGAGGTCCTGTACCTCGTTCCGGAGCCCGCTGCGCCGCTGATCCGGCTCACGGAGGCGATCGCCGCCCGCTGGCCCGAGGCCCCGCCGTACGGCGGCCGGTTCGCCGAGATCGTGCCGCACCTGACCATCGCACAAGGCCAGGAGGGCACGGTCCTGGAGGAGATCGAGGCCGACCTCGACGGCAGGCTCCCGTTCACCTCGCACGTCTCCGCGGTGGAGTTGATGGTCCACGACGGCACCACGTGGCGGACGCGGGCCTCCTTCGCACTCGGAGACCCCGCCCCTCGCCCCCGAGACCGCCCCCTGAACCCTCTCGGGGGCGGTCTCCGGGGCGGCCCCGGGTCGGTCCCCGATGTCCGGCGCGAGCGCCGTCCGTAG